CCAAGCTGGTAAAAAAAGAATTCAATTCAATTCCTTTTCTTACAAAAATTGCGTCGCCGGCAGATTGATCCACATCGATATAAGGAATCTCACCTTGTAAAAAATAACCCGTTTGTTCCTCTACTTTTGCCATACTTAATCCCATTTTTTCCAGATACATGGCATAATCTATAGGAGTATCGCCAATAACATGTTCATTAAAAAAATCCTGGACCTCAGGATATGTTAAGGCCACTATTTCGTCGATTAACTGATCATCCTTAAAAGGTGTATTAACCCCATATTTTTTTGAGAGTTGCTTCATTAACCAAAGTACTCCTCTTTCACCGTTACTTTTCTCCCTAATCAAAATATCCAATGCCATATTGATTAAAGCTCCTTTTTCGTAAACATTTGCGTAATTGCTTTCATATGGAGCTTCCAATATATTTTTGCTCATTACCGTAAAGGACATGGTATCATCATAGGCCTTCGCATTAGCCATTTTCTGTCTCATGCGCTCATAAAATTCTGCTTCGTCTATCAACCCTTCGTGCACCTGAAATAAATTGGCAAAGTACTCCGTAGTACCTTCATACATCCATAAATGTTGTGACATTTTTGGTGCATTGTAATCAAAATAATGAATTTCATTGGAATGCACGGACAGCGGGGTTACGATGTGAAAGAATTCATGTGATACTACATCTACCATTGCCTGCTCCAGTCTTTCCTTAGGCATAGCTTCAGGAAGAACTACCACTGTGGATGTGTGATGTTCAAGTGCTCCAAACCCCTTTGCATCGGTATCCTCCATAGTAGACAAATACAGTAAAATATTATATTTATTTGTAGTATTGATATCTCCTAAAAAAGCCTTTTGGGCAGTCATCATACTTTCCATACGTTCCTTCAAATCGCTAGCATGGTACGTGCCGTTTGGTGAAAACACACTTAAGGTAACTTCAATACTACCCACCTTAAAAACTTCCTTATCAGGTTTGGTATAAAAGATGGGGTTATCAATAACTTCAAAATACCTATTGGCCAAAAACACATCTCCATTTCCTTCATCTGCCAATGATGTCTTGGTCAACGAAGTGGCTGCCTCAAAACCAACGGGTTTTTGAATGGTCAACTGATAGGGAATTTCCTTGTACCCATCAAAATAGCCAACAAATCCATGCAGGTTTAGCATATAATTAGACCCTTTTTTAATATTTGTTCCAGCTGGGGAAAAAACGGCATCTTCTACCTCATTCTCTGTATCATAGGTATCATTGACCATGTAGGAAATCTTGTCCAATTTGGTTGCATTGGAAATAGTCCATGTATTTTGATCCTGTTTGGAAACCTCCAAGGGATTTCCAGAATAATCATAAGCCACAAAACCTTCCACATATTGGCCATAATCATCACTACTATATGTTCCAGGAACAGTCTTTGGAATTCTAAATGAAATTTGATTTGCCGTGAAAGCACCTGGATCTATTGTTACTTTCACCTGATCATCGACAACATTTACTAAATCCATAGAAACCACTAAAGGAGACTTATCTATGGTACTCAAATTTTTAGATGCGCCACAACCATATAAAAATAGGGCGACCAACAGATGCAAAAAAGCTTTTTTCATGCTATGTATTATTACAATATTTTATAAATAGAAAAAAATCAAACATCCTGCAAGGATATTAAAAATAGGAACGACAGCAATATCAATTAGCAAATAATTATGTTTTGAACTCAGATATTTACCAATGCTTTTCATGGAATTTTTTCATTATTTTTGCTTTGAAACAAATCGAACGATGCATTATAAAAGGATACTTTTAAAACTTAGCGGAGAAGCCTTAATGGGCGAAAAACAATACGGAATAGACCCAAAAAGATTGGAGGAATATGCAGAAGAGATTAAAAATGTTGTAGACAAAGGTATCGAAGTGGCCATCGTAATTGGCGGCGGCAATATTTTTAGGGGCTTGTCAGGTGCTGCCACGGGAATGGACAGGGTTCAAGGGGACCATATGGGAATGCTTGCCACGGTTATAAATGGCCTCGCACTACAAAGTGCCCTTGAAATGAAGGATGTGCAAACACGTTTGCAATCTGCCATTAAAATTAACGAAGTAGCCGAACCCTTCATTAGGAGAAGGGCCATGCGGCATTTGGAAAAGGGCCGGGTCGTGATTTTTGGAGGAGGAACCGGGAATCCTTATTTTACGACAGATTCTGCTGCAGTTTTAAGGGCCATTGAAATTGAGGCCGATGTAATCCTAAAAGGAACTAG
This window of the Maribacter cobaltidurans genome carries:
- the pyrH gene encoding UMP kinase; translated protein: MHYKRILLKLSGEALMGEKQYGIDPKRLEEYAEEIKNVVDKGIEVAIVIGGGNIFRGLSGAATGMDRVQGDHMGMLATVINGLALQSALEMKDVQTRLQSAIKINEVAEPFIRRRAMRHLEKGRVVIFGGGTGNPYFTTDSAAVLRAIEIEADVILKGTRVDGIYTSDPEKDKNATKFDTISFQDVLQKGLKVMDTTAFTLSQENELPIVVFDMNKKGNLLKIVDGEAVGTTVNM
- a CDS encoding M61 family metallopeptidase, whose product is MKKAFLHLLVALFLYGCGASKNLSTIDKSPLVVSMDLVNVVDDQVKVTIDPGAFTANQISFRIPKTVPGTYSSDDYGQYVEGFVAYDYSGNPLEVSKQDQNTWTISNATKLDKISYMVNDTYDTENEVEDAVFSPAGTNIKKGSNYMLNLHGFVGYFDGYKEIPYQLTIQKPVGFEAATSLTKTSLADEGNGDVFLANRYFEVIDNPIFYTKPDKEVFKVGSIEVTLSVFSPNGTYHASDLKERMESMMTAQKAFLGDINTTNKYNILLYLSTMEDTDAKGFGALEHHTSTVVVLPEAMPKERLEQAMVDVVSHEFFHIVTPLSVHSNEIHYFDYNAPKMSQHLWMYEGTTEYFANLFQVHEGLIDEAEFYERMRQKMANAKAYDDTMSFTVMSKNILEAPYESNYANVYEKGALINMALDILIREKSNGERGVLWLMKQLSKKYGVNTPFKDDQLIDEIVALTYPEVQDFFNEHVIGDTPIDYAMYLEKMGLSMAKVEEQTGYFLQGEIPYIDVDQSAGDAIFVRKGIELNSFFTSLGVQGGDVIKSINGTDINLESIRPIIGQSFGWTPDTTISMELERDGETITVEGSVGKPTIVVNKITPMEDGSSEVQKLRNDWLKN